From Thermoleophilia bacterium, a single genomic window includes:
- a CDS encoding MFS transporter has protein sequence MSNADKPDKATAVLVTLILVAAVANLNLAVANVALPDIGKAFDAGQTQLNLVAIGYSLGLATSVLYLGALGDRFGRKMMLILGTSLAIPASIGAALAPTVDVLFVARVVGGLAAGMAFPTTLALITALWRGSGRTRAIALWSAIGGAISALGPLTAGAMLLHFDWGSVFLITLPLAVVALVLAIKFVPSHVNEVSDPVDNLGGIISVVMVAAVVLAINFTSLPGKTSLCIGLGLIALAGVGAFLIREKRAKNPLYELSVAGRRIFWVAAVAGIIVFGTLMAAMFVGQQYLQNVLGYSTLGAGAAILPAALLMVLIAPRSAKMIESHGSRITLLIGYVFCLLGFLVMFFLWDDGAAYWRVGLGFALVGAGVGFAGTPASHSLTGSVPVRRAGMASGTADLQRDLGGAIMQSILGSVLTAGYSSAFANQIASSPDSDKVSSQVSSELEKSFSSAATTAEQYPQYANQIIAAARDSFLNGQDWAYLIGIVAIVLGTLVVFFFFPKHEDEVRLLGEYESEDQPEGVTPAAEASPSPTG, from the coding sequence GTGAGCAACGCGGACAAGCCGGACAAGGCAACGGCGGTACTGGTCACGCTGATCCTGGTCGCGGCGGTGGCCAACCTCAACCTCGCGGTCGCCAACGTCGCCCTGCCGGACATCGGCAAGGCCTTCGACGCCGGCCAGACCCAGCTGAACCTGGTCGCGATCGGATACTCGCTCGGACTCGCGACGTCGGTGCTCTACCTGGGCGCCCTGGGCGACCGGTTCGGACGCAAGATGATGCTGATCCTCGGCACGTCGCTCGCAATCCCGGCGAGCATCGGAGCGGCCTTGGCACCGACAGTCGACGTCCTGTTCGTGGCGCGCGTAGTCGGTGGCCTCGCGGCCGGCATGGCCTTTCCCACCACCCTCGCCCTGATCACCGCGCTCTGGCGAGGATCGGGCCGAACCCGCGCCATCGCGTTGTGGTCGGCGATCGGCGGCGCGATCTCGGCCCTCGGGCCGCTCACGGCGGGGGCGATGCTGCTCCACTTCGACTGGGGCTCGGTCTTCCTGATCACCCTGCCCCTCGCCGTAGTCGCGCTCGTCCTGGCAATCAAGTTCGTTCCGTCGCACGTGAACGAGGTCTCCGACCCGGTCGACAACCTCGGCGGAATCATCTCGGTGGTCATGGTCGCGGCGGTGGTACTCGCGATCAACTTCACCAGCCTTCCCGGCAAGACTTCCCTGTGCATCGGGCTCGGCCTGATCGCCCTGGCCGGGGTCGGCGCCTTCCTGATCCGCGAAAAGCGTGCCAAGAACCCCCTCTACGAGCTCAGCGTCGCCGGGCGGCGAATCTTCTGGGTGGCGGCGGTGGCGGGCATCATCGTCTTCGGCACGCTGATGGCGGCGATGTTCGTCGGCCAGCAGTACCTGCAGAACGTGCTCGGGTACTCGACCCTCGGCGCCGGCGCCGCGATCCTGCCGGCGGCGTTACTGATGGTCCTGATCGCACCCCGGTCGGCGAAGATGATCGAGAGCCACGGCTCCCGCATCACGCTCCTGATCGGCTACGTGTTCTGCCTGCTCGGCTTCCTCGTGATGTTCTTCCTCTGGGACGACGGCGCCGCCTACTGGCGGGTCGGACTGGGTTTTGCGCTGGTCGGTGCCGGCGTCGGTTTCGCCGGCACACCTGCGTCGCATTCGCTGACCGGTTCGGTCCCGGTCCGCCGCGCCGGCATGGCCTCCGGCACGGCCGACCTCCAGCGCGACCTCGGTGGCGCGATCATGCAGTCGATCCTCGGCTCGGTGCTGACCGCGGGCTACTCCAGCGCGTTCGCCAACCAGATCGCCTCGTCCCCCGACTCGGACAAGGTGAGCAGCCAGGTTTCCTCGGAGCTCGAGAAATCATTCTCGAGCGCGGCCACGACCGCGGAGCAGTACCCGCAGTATGCGAATCAGATCATCGCCGCCGCCCGCGACTCCTTCCTCAACGGCCAGGACTGGGCCTACCTGATCGGGATCGTCGCGATCGTGCTCGGGACCCTGGTCGTCTTCTTCTTCTTCCCGAAGCACGAAGACGAGGTCCGGCTTCTGGGTGAGTACGAGTCCGAGGACCAGCCCGAGGGAGTCACGCCGGCCGCCGAGGCTTCACCCTCCCCCACGGGATGA